The following proteins are encoded in a genomic region of Colletotrichum higginsianum IMI 349063 chromosome 9, whole genome shotgun sequence:
- a CDS encoding FAD binding domain-containing protein, with the protein MFEYKMSKRRTVLQESACQAPQSQVADSDQPDSQRYSRMMPSLTDVLLVACFSLFATAASTPKLVPYQENGKNYQCKCSPADECWPKANAWEKLNKTVGGNLIRHIPPAAVCYNQFRGVATYDAAKCAEATAKWTDERWQTDHGVTRISQPASQLWTWGSNNTCELTTDPTKTCSLGNYPEFVIIARTRDHAKAGVNFAKSNNVRLVVRNTGHDFEGRSAGAGSLAINTHNFKDISFVDKYKGPGDYKGPAITIGAGVQGFEISAAARARNPPQNVVMGECETVGVAGGYLGGGGHGPLSGNYGFGADQALSFEVLTASGDFITANSKSNSDLYYALKGGGPGNYGIVLSVTLKTYPDTIPGAALFLNVNATTGANFGQVTKAVNKLHELGNHLVDNGLYGIYELYPPIIGGALHVQPIMGMNKTAAELTAVVQPLFSYLDAENIPYDFGVKEYPDYYTLFHDISEPEAAAQNGLTGGWVFTHQDMANNQPAIAEAIQLALAPAPNQFGIVISHLFDPGNQAKKPESATHPRWRGATMRTMAILPQALDATWATKLALNDLMVNTITEKFKQAGPNGLAYVNENYAFMNNWQDAFWGPIYPKLAAIKKKWDPTGVFFSWSTPGSEEWSVIDYANRLCKAK; encoded by the exons ATGTTCGAATACAAAATGTCCAAGAGAAGGACGGTTTTACAAGAGTCGGCCTGCCAGGCACCCCAGAGTCAGGTTGCCGACAGTGATCAACCCGATTCGCAAAGATATtcgagaatgatgccttcgCTTACCGACGTGCTCCTCGTGGCatgcttctctctcttcgccACGGCGGCCTCTACGCCCAAGCTGGTGCCGTACCAAGAGAACGGCAAGAATTACCAGTGCAAGTGCTCCCCGGCAGACGAATGTTGGCCAAAGGCCAACGCTTGGGAGAAGCTCAACAAGACCGTGGGAGGGAATCTTATAAGACACATTCCGCCTGCGGCCGTCTGCTACAACCAGTTCCGCGGAGTAGCGACATACGACGCTGCAAAGTGTGCCGAGGCGACTGCGAAGTGGACGGACGAGAGATGGCA AACTGATCACGGCGTGACCAGAATTTCCCAGCCGGCATCACAGCTCTGGACATGGGGAAGCAACAACACCTGCGAGCTCACAACGGACCCGACAAAGACCTGCTCCCTGGGTAACTACCCCGAgttcgtcatcatcgcccggACAAGGGATcacgccaaggccggcgtcaACTTTGCCAAGTCCAACAACGTCCGGCTCGTCGTGCGCAACACGGGCCACGACTTCGAGGGCCGgagcgccggcgccgggtcGCTGGCCATCAACACGCACAACTTCAAGGACATCTCCTTCGTCGACAAGTACAAAGGCCCGGGAGACTACAAAGGTcccgccatcaccatcgggGCCGGAGTCCAGGGTTTCGAGATCTCTGCGGCCGCGCGGGCCCGTAACCCGCCTCAGAACGTCGTCATGGGCGAGTGCGAG ACTGTCGGAGTTGCGGGAGGCTACTTaggaggaggcggccacGGGCCTCTCAGCGGCAACTATGGTTTCGGCGCAGACCAGGCGCTCTCCTTCGAGGTCCTCACTGCTTCCGGAGACTTTATCACGGCCAACTCCAAGTCTAACTCGGACCTATACTACGCGCTCAAGGGCGGCGGACCCGGTAACTACGGCATCGTCTTATCCGTCACTCTCAAGACATACCCCGACACCATCCCCGGCGCGGCCCTCTTCCTCAACGTCAACGCCACCACGGGAGCAAACTTTGGCCAGGTTACGAAAGCCGTCAACAAGCTCCACGAGCTTGGCAACCACCTGGTCGACAACGGGCTCTACGGCATCTACGAGCTGTACCCCCCCATCATCGGCGGAGCGCTGCACGTGCAGCCCATCATGGGCATGAACAAGACGGCAGCAGAGCTGACCGCCGTCGTTCAACCGCTCTTCTCgtacctcgacgccgagaacaTCCCCTACGACTTTGGCGTCAAGGAGTACCCGGACTACTACACCCTCTTCCACGACATCTCCGAgcccgaagccgccgcccagAACGGCCTGACGGGCGGCTGGGTCTTCACTCACCAAGACATGGCCAACAACCagcccgccatcgccgaggccatccagctcgccctggccccggcgccgaaccagttcggcatcgtcatcagCCACCTCTTCGACCCGGGCAAccaggccaagaagcccgagAGCGCGACGCACCCGCGATGGAGGGGCGCCACCATGCGGACGATGGCCATCCTGCCGCAGGCCCTGGACGCGACCTGGGCCACGAAGCTGGCGCTCAACGACCTCATGGTCAACACCATCACCGAGAAGTTCAAGCAGGCCGGCCCCAACGGTCTGGCGTACGTGAACGAG AACTATGCCTTCATGAACAACTGGCAGGACGCTTTCTGGGGGCCGATCTACCCCaagctcgccgccatcaagaagaagtGGGATCCGACgggcgtcttcttctcgtgGTCCACGCCGGGGAGCGAGGAGTGGAGTGTCATCGACTACGCCAACCGGCTTTGCAAAGCGAAATGA